In the Syntrophorhabdaceae bacterium genome, CCCGGGATCTCCATGGCGTCGAAGCAACATTACTGAGGGCTATGCGTGCGCCTGAGCATGTCCCGTCGGCCGGGTTCACCGTAACAGATGCCGCCGCGCCCACGATGCCCATATCGCCCTTCATCACCATCAGCTTGCTGTGGGCGGCTCCCGTATGTGGAGACGCCGGCGGTACCTGGATTTCCACCAGGATCTCACCGGGGTTTAGATCAACCTCAAGATAATCCTTATAGAAATCTTCGATATCGATTTCCCTTTCTCCGGCCGGGCCCCGTATTTTCAGCTTTGCATCCAAGGCGATGAACACGATGGTAGGGTCCCCCGCCGGATCACCATGGCAGAGGTTTCCGCCTATGGTGCCCCAGTTACGTGTCTGGACCACGGCGAGGTTGTCTTCCATTTCGCTCAGTACCGGATAGGTCTTTTTGATAATCGGCGATTTTTCGATAGTGCGGTGGGTCGTAAGGGCGCCGATG is a window encoding:
- a CDS encoding xanthine dehydrogenase family protein subunit M, encoding MKNFGYAAPKNVGEAVGLLAELGGRGKVIAGGQSMLIIMKQNMLAPEFLVDIKGISELDYIKYDEKKGLSIGALTTHRTIEKSPIIKKTYPVLSEMEDNLAVVQTRNWGTIGGNLCHGDPAGDPTIVFIALDAKLKIRGPAGEREIDIEDFYKDYLEVDLNPGEILVEIQVPPASPHTGAAHSKLMVMKGDMGIVGAAASVTVNPADGTCSGARIALSNVASTPWRSRAAENVLLGKVITGELLAEAGRAASAELEPPADVHGSSEYRKEMAGLFVRRTAEIALKRAQAQS